A genomic window from Xenorhabdus cabanillasii includes:
- a CDS encoding antirestriction protein, with protein MFPDKTPLERLFLGFLLANTASTLCSDYQPEQWTSRQVSELLTYMVPTRAETYSVYLPVTQLTVTLSADAFGLAVTAIVSARIAVPDTQNEEQLS; from the coding sequence GTGTTTCCCGACAAAACCCCGCTGGAACGGTTGTTTCTGGGATTCCTGCTGGCGAATACCGCATCGACGTTATGTAGCGATTATCAGCCTGAACAATGGACAAGCCGACAGGTGTCTGAATTGCTGACTTATATGGTGCCGACACGGGCGGAAACGTATTCCGTTTACCTGCCGGTTACGCAGCTGACGGTCACGCTTTCAGCCGATGCTTTCGGGCTGGCGGTCACGGCCATCGTATCAGCCCGTATCGCGGTGCCGGATACACAGAATGAGGAGCAACTGTCTTGA